In Vigna radiata var. radiata cultivar VC1973A chromosome 3, Vradiata_ver6, whole genome shotgun sequence, the following proteins share a genomic window:
- the LOC106757239 gene encoding adenosine kinase 2 translates to MASEGILLGMGNPLLDISAIVDPEFLKKYSLTLNNAILAHDKHKPIYEELVEKYDVEYIAGGSTQNSIKVAQWMLQVPGATSFMGGIGKDKFGEEMKKSTKLAGVKVHYHEDESTPTGTCAVCIIGGERSLVANLAAANCYRSGHLKKPENWALVEKAKYIYIAGFFLTVSPDSILLVAEHAAANNKIFSMNLSAPFICEIFRERLEKALPYTDFVFGNETEAKIFSKIQGWETENVEEIALKISQWPKASGTHKRITVITQGADPVCVAEDGKVKKFPVELLPKEKLVDTNGAGDAFVGGFLSQLVQEKPIEECVRGGCYAANVIIQRSGCTYPEKPNFH, encoded by the exons ATGGCGTCCGAAGGCATTCTTCTCGGCATGGGAAACCCTCTCCTCGACATCTCCGCCATCGTTGATCCTGAGTTCTTGAAAAA GTACTCTCTCACCTTGAACAATGCCATTCTTGCGCATGACAAGCACAAACCCAT ATATGAAGAGTTGGTTGAGAAATATGACGTGGAGTACATTGCTGGAG GTTCTACTCAGAATTCAATCAAGGTTGCTCAG TGGATGCTCCAAGTTCCTGGTGCAACAAGTTTCATGGGTGGCATTGGAAAGGATAAGTTTGGCGAAGAGATGAAGAAGAGCACAAAGCTTGCTGGTGTAAAA GTTCACTATCACGAAGATGAATCCACACCTACTGGAACTTGTGCTGTTTGTATAATTGGTGGCGAAAg GTCGCTTGTTGCAAACTTAGCAGCTGCAAATTGCTACAGGTCTGGGCATTTGAAGAAACCAGAAAATTGGGCACTAG TTGAAAAggctaaatatatttatattgctGGCTTTTTCCTCACTGTATCACCAGATTCTATCCTGTTAGTTGCTGAGCATGCTGCTGCAAATAACaag ATCTTCTCGATGAACCTTTCTGCCCCTTTCATTTGTGAGATATTCAGGGAGAGACTGGAGAAAGCTCTACC GTATAcagattttgtttttggaaaTGAGACTGaagcaaaaatattttctaaaattcaagGCTGGGAG ACTGAAAATGTCGAGGAGATAGCTCTAAAGATTTCCCAGTGGCCAAAGGCATCAGGAACGCACAAAAGGATAACAGTTATCACACAGGGTGCGGATCCTGTATGTGTTGCTGAGGATGGGAAGGTGAAAAAGTTCCCCGTGGAACTTTTGCCTAAAGAGAAACTAGTTGACACAAACGGAGCAG GAGATGCATTTGTTGGAGGATTTCTTTCACAATTGGTTCAGGAGAAGCCCATAGAAGAATGTGTGAGAGGTGGCTGTTATGCAGCAAACGTCATCATCCAAAGATCTGGCTGCACTTACCCAGAGAAGCCTAATTTCCATTGA
- the LOC106757928 gene encoding uncharacterized protein LOC106757928: protein MSDHHPRLHHLRSTSHLLKESLSSFSSNFITFLFLSLLTLSFRTLVETGTAHVTSFIDRDPSLRALLSRLDLAGNAHHHGHGHGHDLPSTAANHALRHRRRPFLHLTRVGTLDDDFFSGDDDDDRSLFGSIPKSPSNATLLSLFPFPPTSAFSDLLADDGVRVSQVIRSGTTFNTLGLSSLSSRTPRDDDSGDSEEEKQNENAERKEGVDLQFFVKGMEVGRRDAAALFFLVSFLSAAYGWVILVFLVTYSWVLGVVFVSVVNDLLGRFSSVTVLVWDGSRLGLKRLSGFILMRWAVRDALTQLLGLWYFGEIEDQYSFFKLFVRLKLMPFSVMSPWVRGFEREISGFLFTWFLVDTFVAFIFSVDAWVAIVDSRKSGREIVKEGCYLISTMFNQAIQVKCLEAILCGSFVRWGLGRVCGRSFAKMFQSTMEVYFMVTWLLFYFAAKCRDADLHGRRFGQRELEGLVEGLR, encoded by the coding sequence ATGAGCGACCACCACCCACGGCTGCACCACCTTCGCTCCACCTCGCACCTATTGAAGGAATCTCTGTCATCGTTCTCATCCAATTTCATCACATTCCTTTTCCTCTCTCTCCTAACCCTCTCTTTCCGAACCCTCGTCGAGACAGGCACCGCCCATGTCACCTCCTTCATCGACCGCGACCCTTCCCTCCGGGCCCTCCTCTCCCGCCTCGACCTCGCCGGCAACGCCCACCATCACGGTCATGGCCACGGTCACGACCTCCCATCCACAGCTGCCAACCACGCCCTCCGCCACCGACGCCGCCCCTTCCTCCACCTCACCCGCGTCGGAACCCTAGACGATGACTTCTTCTCCGGCGACGACGACGACGACCGCTCCCTCTTCGGCTCCATCCCTAAATCCCCTTCCAACGCCACCCTTCTCAGCCTCTTCCCCTTCCCCCCTACCTCAGCCTTCTCCGATCTCCTCGCCGACGACGGGGTTAGGGTTTCTCAAGTCATCCGCTCTGGAACCACCTTCAATACCCTAGGATTGTCCTCTCTGTCGTCGCGAACGCCTCGCGACGACGATAGCGGCGATAGCGAGGAGGAGAAGCAGAACGAGAACGCGGAGAGGAAGGAGGGCGTGGATTTGCAGTTTTTCGTGAAGGGGATGGAGGTGGGTCGTCGGGACGCGGCGGCGCTGTTTTTTCTGGTGAGTTTCCTCTCCGCCGCCTACGGATGGGTGATTCTCGTTTTTCTCGTGACGTATTCGTGGGTGTTGGGTGTTGTGTTCGTTTCCGTTGTGAATGATCTGTTGGGGAGGTTTAGCTCCGTTACGGTTTTGGTTTGGGATGGTTCAAGGTTAGGTCTGAAGAGGCTTTCGGGGTTTATTCTGATGCGTTGGGCTGTGAGGGACGCGTTGACTCAGCTTCTGGGGTTGTGGTACTTCGGAGAAATTGAGGATCAGTACTCGTTTTTCAAGCTCTTTGTGAGGTTGAAATTGATGCCCTTCTCTGTTATGTCTCCTTGGGTTAGGGGCTTTGAGAGAGAGATTTCTGGGTTCTTGTTTACTTGGTTTCTGGTGGATACTTTTGTTGCTTTTATATTCTCTGTGGATGCTTGGGTTGCCATTGTGGACTCAAGGAAGAGTGGGAGGGAGATTGTGAAGGAAGGGTGCTATTTGATATCTACTATGTTCAACCAGGCTATTCAGGTTAAGTGCTTGGAGGCTATACTTTGTGGGTCCTTTGTCAGGTGGGGTTTGGGCCGGGTTTGCGGGAGGTCCTTCGCCAAGATGTTTCAGTCCACCATGGAGGTTTACTTCATGGTTACTTGGCTTTTGTTTTACTTTGCGGCAAAGTGTAGGGACGCCGATCTTCATGGTAGGAGGTTTGGACAGAGGGAATTAGAGGGCTTGGTTGAAGGTCTCAGATGA